A window from Salvelinus fontinalis isolate EN_2023a chromosome 8, ASM2944872v1, whole genome shotgun sequence encodes these proteins:
- the LOC129861329 gene encoding ATP synthase F(0) complex subunit B1, mitochondrial-like, translating into MLSRIVFVSANAVKSSGPLGAGLVQLSHLHTSPNSQAPVPALPEKGGKTRHGIIPEELFQLLYAKTGVTGPYMLGAGLLTYILSKEIYIINHETFAAACMGTVIIYGVRKFGPDVAAFADKLNEEKVQKAQEVKDLAMTSLAQAVQDEKKEQWRAEGRQMLFDAKRNNVAMLLETNRRERVHMVTNEVKKRLDYQIALQTLHRRMEQEHMVNWVEKNVVTSITPQQEKTSIAKCITDLKVLAKVQQAKATA; encoded by the exons ATGCTGTCTAGGATCGTTTTCGTTTCAG CTAATGCTGTAAAAAGCAGTGGTCCCCTCGGCGCTGG GCTGGTCCAGCTGTCCCACCTCCACACGTCCCCCAACAGCCAAGCTCCAGTCCCCGCTCTGCCAGAGAAGGGAGGCAAGACACGCCATGGCATCATCCCTGAGGAGCTCTTCCAGCTCCTGTACGCCAAGACTGGAGTCACAG GCCCCTACATGCTGGGTGCTGGGCTGCTCACGTACATTCTCTCCAAGGAGATCTACATCATCAACCACGAGACCTTCGCTGCTGCCTGCATGGGTACGGTCATCATCTACGGTGTCAGGAAGTTCGGCCCCGACGTTGCAGCTTTCGCTGACAAACTGAACGAG GAGAAAGTGCAGAAGGCTCAGGAAGTGAAGGACCTGGCCATGACTAGCTTGGCTCAGGCCGTCCAGGATGAGAAGAAGGAGCAGTGGAGGGCAGAGGGACGACAGATGCTCTTCGACGCTAAGCGG aACAACGTGGCCATGCTACTGGAGACCAACCGCAGGGAGAGGGTCCACATGGTGACCAACGAGGTGAAGAAGAGGCTGGACTACCAGATCGCCCTGCAGACCCTTCACCGCCGCATGGAGCAGGAACACATGGTTAACTGGGTGGAGAAGAACGTTGTCACCAGCATCACCCCCCAGCAG GAGAAGACGAGTATTGCAAAGTGCATCACAGACCTGAAGGTGTTGGCTAAAGTCCAGCAGGCTAAGGCCACTGCTTAA